One Ictalurus furcatus strain D&B chromosome 22, Billie_1.0, whole genome shotgun sequence genomic window, TCGTCATGCTTGTGTTTGCATAAATTACGGCAGACTCACGAATATGAACCTTCAAAAGGTACAACTAGTGAGTCACTGCAACTTTATATATGAATTACACTGTCAAGTTTATATAcgttacttattattattattattacgcagacaaatttcatttaaaaatattgtgaatattaactgGTTCATAttaatgatccaaaacaaaggtgtttaataaaacaaataagacTACACAAtcagagaaataataataataataatggcaccCTATACAAGGAGGAAAGAGGAAGAGTTAGCATGTGCCCGTGTTAGCCAAGGTACTGCAGTGGTTGAGCTGTAGTTATAATTTAATTGCATATTTTAGCCTTTCATtcttaatttaacaatatgacTTCCATCCTAGTTATTCTGTGGCTTACAAaacagcacttgatccagcacctcctattattattattagtttttattattattatcatcatcatattgTGTGCACAACTTAATGAAAATGAAGACACGAGACATTAAATCTAGGTCATGAAAGCACAACATGTGTGAAGGATATAGACTACTTTAATCACgctgaattaataaaataaggccaacgttttttttgttaatctgATGCGCTCTCCTGTAAAGAAATGTGCACGTGACTTGTAAGAGTTTCACTATTTAGTTGTCATTTACGCACAACTTTAATAAATTAGTGATAAAACGAGGCCGAAtttgaaaaaaggaagaagaaaataaaaacagacacagTTTGTTATCGCCAAAAGACGTGTAAACAGACTTACCCAGCAGTGTTTTAGGGTTTGTGAGGCCGAGCTGGACCACAGGATTCTCCAGTATGGCTTGAAACAGAGGGCTATTAGTGTCGATGCCCTTATCGAGGTCCTCAGGTGAAGGCTTTCTGTCACCGAGCAACCATTCACACTGCGTAAGGTCAAAGGGTGAAAAGCAGAAAGCTCTAATCTGTGTTAAAATATATCAATAACTCTGCATTGTTCTTTTACTCAGAACCGattgtgtgttattgttttcAGTACGTCTAGGACTATTTCCGTTACTAAACAACAAACGTATAAATATCCTTAATAATCATCATTGAACAGCCCGAGCTGTTCATTAAAAGAGAATTATTTCTGCATGCTACataaaaagttcataaaggcgtCGCAAAAGCATTTGTATTGCTTCGTaaaaaattgggattaaacgatgcctttatgaactttttggagcttgaaagtttttggttacttggactgagaatggagggacagaaatctcccaggtttcattaaaaatgtcttcatttgtgttccgaagatgaacgaaaggcttatgggtttggaacgacatgagggtgagtaactgatgacagaattttcatttttgggtgaactatccctttaatgaAGCCACAAGATTCTAAATCATGATcatgaaattgtgtgtgtttgtgtgtgtgtgtgtgtgtgtgtgtgtgatagtctATTTTATCATGCTTTTTAATTTGCTAATTTGATCTGTCGAATATGCACTCACAGTTTTAAAGAATCAGCTGGTCCAGCACTCATCTGCAATGCTTATAACTCATTTCAAATGGTGATCATATTTTATCCATTAAATAAATGTGGTCTTTGAAGAAGCAATGTCTCAGATTAGGATGCTCTATACATAGTGTAGCATCACATATTGTGGTTACACAAACTATCAGACAGTGGCACCTTGCTCGAGCCAACAACCCGCAAGAAAATGGCCTCTGTTTTCGGAAAACCCCGCCCCATATGCGTAAATGGTACGACGGCGCTTAATTCCATAGCTACTTTCGATGTGTTCAACTTCAGTATTAATTCCTCACTATGCATGCGTAAAAGAACTCTGAATACGTATCTATAAAATGTCCTAAATCTCTGAGCGAGTGACTTACAGCAGCGTCCTGTTGATTATTATTGACCCGGAGGGCGTCGATCACTTCCTTCTCATCAAACCCCATCTCCATCAGTGCGATCACTGCCTGCACATAGCACACAGAGGTGAACAATTCaattatttctaaatatttccaacaaaaaaacaggattaCAACGTAAAATTCTGTTTACAGCCAAAGCGTAAAAGCTACGTAAAGTCAGGAAGAAACCAAACTTTCACCGAATGTAAAAACCAACCTCTTTTGGAACACGGCACTAACCCGTGAGTCCGGCCTGAACTCTCGCTTCCTCCGGATCCTCTTGAAGATCTCTGTCAGCTCGTCCTGCTTGGCCTCCTCTGAGCTGGACTGGGAGGAGGTGACTGCCTGAAGGGCTGGACCCGAGGGAGACGGACCTGCAGACGCAGACGCTGCAGACGCTGCAGATGCAGAGGCAGCTGCTGGAGACCCAGAGGCAGCTGCTGCAGACCCAGAGGCAGCTGCTGTAGACCCAGAGGCAGCTGCTGCAGACCCAGAAGCAGCTGCTGCAGACGCAGAGGCAGCTGCTGCAGATCCAGCTGCTCCTTGAGCTTCCTGGCCTGGCAGGGGCATGTCGACTGTGGGGTCGTCCACATGCTCGATCAGCCATTCCATCGCCTGCGTCACAGACATGCTGTGAGGGAAATGACTGTGATTAGTGCATATGAACCAGCTAAAACAGATTATTTGGTATTCCATAGAAATGACAGTTGAACATCCCTGTAGTgcttcagtgttttttgttgcttttcagTCCTGTTACACTTCCAGAGCTTTACTTAAACCGCACACCCTAGTCTGACGTGCAGCTTACAGCAAGTAAGTTCACATTAAAGTGcgcctattatggttttgaaacgtgcttaattttgttttaaaggtctcatacaatagatttacatgcatccgaggtcaaaaaacactttaacgtgctcataatttaaatctaatttaaattagaatgattcattctaaactcctcctttcagagagcatactctggtctgattggtcagatgtcccagtgtgttgtgattggtctactgctgccAGCATGTATCgaaaaggaaacacccactaccataacggGTTTCCGCTCCGTCTGTCAgcaagcagccgatgaagaccagaggcggggctttttgttacaaacctgcgtaggttagtacaggaagtaaagtctggaatcactaacgactcgtttcaggagccggttccttcttttgggactCAATAACTCTGATCgtcgtgcactttgatttttgaaacttttcagactttttacattcacaaacagcaagctctaataggtgcactttaactaGCAAACAAAGATTAAGGACACACAGAGTGAGTGTATGCTCACTGGTTTAGGCGCAGTGCCTTGACCGCACGGCTCTCTGGGAAACCCATCTCGGTCAGCTGCTGCAGGGCATTTTCATCCACAcgctcctcatcatc contains:
- the ubac1 gene encoding ubiquitin-associated domain-containing protein 1 isoform X2 → MFVQEEKIFAGNVLKIHICTMEGTEWLEEVTEDTTIEKLKEKCLKHCTHGSLEDPKTITHHKLIHAATERILTETKTVADENLKDKDCLLLIKKRAPPLHPKMADISAEEKKKQESKAPDKDAILKATANLSTRHSDRTVTQHNIRDFQTELRKILVSLIEVAQKLLALNPDAVELFKKANAMLDEDDEERVDENALQQLTEMGFPESRAVKALRLNHMSVTQAMEWLIEHVDDPTVDMPLPGQEAQGAAGSAAAASASAAAASGSAAAASGSTAAASGSAAAASGSPAAASASAASAASASAGPSPSGPALQAVTSSQSSSEEAKQDELTEIFKRIRRKREFRPDSRAVIALMEMGFDEKEVIDALRVNNNQQDAACEWLLGDRKPSPEDLDKGIDTNSPLFQAILENPVVQLGLTNPKTLLVPCKLTPLLTLCNVTDFDEAQY
- the ubac1 gene encoding ubiquitin-associated domain-containing protein 1 isoform X1, translating into MFVQEEKIFAGNVLKIHICTMEGTEWLEEVTEDTTIEKLKEKCLKHCTHGSLEDPKTITHHKLIHAATERILTETKTVADENLKDKDCLLLIKKRAPPLHPKMADISAEEKKKQESKAPDKDAILKATANLSTRHSDRTVTQHNIRDFQTELRKILVSLIEVAQKLLALNPDAVELFKKANAMLDEDDEERVDENALQQLTEMGFPESRAVKALRLNHMSVTQAMEWLIEHVDDPTVDMPLPGQEAQGAAGSAAAASASAAAASGSAAAASGSTAAASGSAAAASGSPAAASASAASAASASAGPSPSGPALQAVTSSQSSSEEAKQDELTEIFKRIRRKREFRPDSRAVIALMEMGFDEKEVIDALRVNNNQQDAACEWLLGDRKPSPEDLDKGIDTNSPLFQAILENPVVQLGLTNPKTLLAFEDMLENPLNSTQWMNDPETGPVMLQISRIFQTLNRT